A portion of the Musa acuminata AAA Group cultivar baxijiao chromosome BXJ1-1, Cavendish_Baxijiao_AAA, whole genome shotgun sequence genome contains these proteins:
- the LOC135603043 gene encoding transcription factor MYC2-like, whose amino-acid sequence MEELPVISPSSSSPPTLSFHQPASATELQRRLQCLLQARPEWWAYAIFWRASPDHRVLSFGDGHFRGARCPTDRRPRGCYAADEAGADAVDDAEWFYIMSLSRSFVGGGAIPARVYGSLEPLWLTGAHALQACGCDRSREAQLHGIQTLACVPVPGGVLELGSPDLIGDNWVLVHQAKAVFSEGPNDASPTAGAALAAVAFPSPAVRKEGAGLSSSVDSEHSDSEGGTTVERRRPKKRGRKPGSGSRDCTSNHVEAERQRREKLNHRFYALRSVVPNVSRMDKASLLADAVTYIEDLKAKVEILEAEAKMAKKETAADQAATSITNAASATTGSPPTAVTVAIEMEVKLLGNDALIRVQSEDQNHPPAKLMCALRDLELSVHHASVSTLKDVVLQDVVVKVPTELQVEDTLRAALLAILHKS is encoded by the coding sequence ATGGAGGAGCTGCCCGTcatctccccctcctcctcctccccccccaCCCTCTCCTTCCACCAGCCGGCTTCCGCCACAGAGCTCCAGCGCCGGCTGCAGTGCCTCCTCCAAGCCCGCCCCGAGTGGTGGGCCTACGCCATCTTCTGGCGCGCCTCCCCCGACCAtcgcgtcctctccttcggcgacgGCCACTTCCGCGGCGCCCGCTGCCCCACCGACCGCCGGCCCCGTGGTTGCTACGCCGCCGATGAGGCCGGCGCCGATGCTGTCGATGATGCCGAGTGGTTCTACATCATGTCGCTCAGCCGGTCGTTCGTGGGGGGCGGGGCGATCCCCGCGCGGGTCTACGGCTCGCTGGAGCCCCTGTGGCTGACCGGCGCGCATGCCCTCCAGGCGTGCGGGTGCGACCGGAGCCGCGAGGCCCAGCTCCACGGGATCCAGACCCTGGCGTGCGTGCCTGTCCCCGGCGGCGTGCTTGAGCTCGGCTCCCCTGACCTCATCGGCGATAACTGGGTCCTGGTGCACCAGGCCAAGGCCGTCTTCTCCGAGGGTCCCAACGACGCATCCCCTACCGCCGGAGCCGCACTGGCGGCCGTCGCATTCCCTTCGCCTGCGGTGAGGAAGGAAGGCGCCGGCCTCTCGTCGTCGGTCGACTCGGAGCACTCGGACTCGGAGGGCGGTACGACCGTGGAGCGCCGCCGGCCCAAGAAGCGGGGGCGCAAGCCCGGGAGCGGCTCCCGCGACTGCACGTCGAACCACGTCGAAGCGGAGCGGCAGCGCCGCGAGAAGCTCAACCACCGCTTCTACGCGCTCCGCTCGGTGGTGCCCAACGTGTCGCGCATGGACAAGGCGTCGCTGCTGGCCGACGCCGTAACCTACATCGAGGACCTCAAGGCCAAGGTCGAGATCCTGGAGGCCGAAGCCAAGATGGCCAAGAAAGAGACCGCCGCGGACCAAGCCGCCACCTCCATCACCAACGCCGCCTCGGCGACGACCGGCAGCCCCCCGACCGCCGTGACGGTGGCGATCGAGATGGAGGTGAAGCTCCTCGGAAATGACGCGCTAATAAGGGTGCAGTCGGAGGACCAGAACCACCCACCGGCGAAGCTGATGTGCGCGCTGCGCGATCTGGAGCTCAGCGTGCACCACGCGAGCGTGTCGACCCTCAAGGACGTGGTGCTGCAGGACGTGGTGGTGAAGGTGCCGACCGAGCTGCAAGTGGAGGACACCCTCAGGGCTGCCCTCCTCGCCATCCTACACAAGAGCTGA